The following are from one region of the Variovorax sp. V213 genome:
- a CDS encoding branched-chain amino acid ABC transporter permease has protein sequence MKSSSRYTGLGLLLLLLAAFPLVAPLFGLEFYIGFVRRVLVVALAAASLNFILGFGGMVALGHAGFIGMGAYTVVALSDAGVMSAWVMWPAAALVAGLVAALIGMVALRTRGVYFIMTTLAFAQMLYFVVVSLRRYGGDDGYTLMSRPTLLPGLDLGNESNFYWVVLVLVALALWWLHRATQSRFGHALMGIRDNETRMRALGYPVFRLQLVAFAIAGAIAGLAGALLAGGNGFVSPATMHWTQSATLLVMVVIGGLGRGWGGPVGAVVWLVLEEALKQHTEHWHMPLGLLLIAVALWAPKGLAALYRRRSPLTPALSPEGRGSKATT, from the coding sequence ATGAAATCTTCCTCACGCTATACCGGCCTCGGGCTGCTCCTGCTGCTGCTCGCGGCCTTTCCGCTGGTCGCGCCGCTGTTCGGGCTCGAGTTCTACATCGGCTTCGTGCGGCGCGTGCTCGTCGTGGCGCTGGCCGCGGCCAGCCTCAACTTCATCCTCGGCTTCGGCGGCATGGTGGCGCTCGGGCATGCGGGCTTCATCGGCATGGGCGCCTACACGGTGGTGGCGCTCAGCGACGCGGGCGTGATGTCGGCGTGGGTGATGTGGCCGGCTGCCGCGCTCGTCGCCGGCCTCGTCGCGGCGCTGATCGGCATGGTGGCGCTGCGCACGCGCGGCGTGTACTTCATCATGACCACGCTGGCGTTCGCGCAGATGCTGTACTTCGTGGTGGTGTCGCTGCGGCGCTATGGCGGCGACGACGGCTACACGCTGATGAGCCGGCCGACGCTGCTGCCCGGCCTCGACCTGGGCAACGAGTCGAACTTCTATTGGGTGGTGCTGGTCCTGGTTGCGCTCGCGCTCTGGTGGCTGCACCGCGCGACGCAATCGCGCTTCGGCCATGCGCTGATGGGCATCCGCGACAACGAGACGCGCATGCGGGCGCTGGGCTATCCGGTGTTCAGGCTGCAGCTGGTAGCCTTTGCGATTGCCGGCGCCATCGCGGGACTGGCCGGCGCGCTGCTCGCGGGCGGCAATGGTTTCGTGAGCCCGGCAACGATGCACTGGACGCAATCGGCCACGCTGCTGGTGATGGTCGTCATCGGTGGGCTCGGTCGCGGCTGGGGCGGGCCTGTGGGCGCCGTGGTCTGGCTGGTGCTCGAGGAAGCATTGAAGCAGCACACGGAGCATTGGCACATGCCGCTGGGCTTGCTGCTGATTGCTGTCGCGTTGTGGGCGCCGAAGGGACTTGCGGCTCTCTATCGACGCCGCTCGCCCCTCACCCCAGCCCTCTCCCCTGAGGGGCGAGGGAGCAAGGCAACAACATGA
- a CDS encoding ABC transporter ATP-binding protein — MSLFRIEGLVRRFGGLLATDHVNLTVERGEVHALIGPNGAGKTTLVNLITGLLKADAGRILLDEKDITGFKDHQRVAAGMSRCFQVTRVFARETVHDNLMLAAQAHAGSSLRFMAPRAKEHDLVERAVALADRVGLGSERHRIAGTLPHGAQRALDVALALAAEPKLLLLDEPMAGMGPDESARMVELIESLRESMAILLIEHDMDAVFRLADRLTVLVQGRVLMSGTADEVRGHPDVQAVYLGTEAEGHA; from the coding sequence ATGAGTCTTTTCAGAATCGAAGGGTTGGTCAGGCGCTTCGGCGGCTTGCTCGCGACCGACCATGTGAACCTGACCGTGGAGCGCGGTGAAGTGCATGCGCTCATCGGGCCGAACGGCGCAGGCAAGACCACGCTGGTGAACCTGATCACCGGCCTGCTCAAGGCCGACGCCGGGCGCATCCTGCTCGATGAGAAGGACATCACCGGCTTCAAGGACCACCAGCGGGTGGCGGCCGGCATGTCGCGCTGCTTCCAGGTGACGCGCGTGTTCGCCAGGGAAACCGTGCACGACAACCTCATGCTCGCGGCGCAGGCCCATGCGGGCAGCAGCCTGCGCTTCATGGCGCCGCGTGCAAAGGAACACGACCTGGTCGAACGCGCCGTGGCGCTGGCCGACCGCGTGGGCCTGGGCAGCGAACGCCACCGCATCGCGGGCACGCTGCCGCACGGCGCACAGCGCGCGCTCGACGTGGCGCTGGCGCTCGCGGCCGAACCCAAGTTGCTGCTGCTCGACGAACCGATGGCCGGCATGGGCCCCGACGAATCTGCACGCATGGTCGAGCTGATCGAATCGCTGCGCGAGTCGATGGCGATCCTGCTGATCGAACACGACATGGACGCGGTGTTCCGCCTCGCCGACCGGCTCACGGTGCTGGTGCAGGGCCGCGTGCTGATGAGCGGCACCGCCGACGAAGTGCGGGGCCACCCCGATGTGCAGGCGGTCTATCTCGGGACGGAAGCAGAGGGGCACGCATGA
- the atpE gene encoding F0F1 ATP synthase subunit C, producing the protein MTGFNILPLAVALLIGVAALGSCLGIGLVGQKFLESTARQPELVDTLQTKFFLVAGVTDGAFIIATGIALWFATANPFG; encoded by the coding sequence ATGACCGGCTTCAACATCCTTCCCCTCGCAGTCGCCTTGCTGATCGGCGTCGCCGCCCTCGGTTCGTGCCTGGGCATCGGGCTGGTCGGCCAGAAGTTTCTCGAAAGCACCGCGCGCCAGCCCGAGCTGGTCGACACGCTGCAGACCAAGTTCTTCCTGGTGGCGGGCGTGACTGACGGCGCCTTCATCATCGCCACCGGCATCGCCCTCTGGTTCGCGACCGCGAATCCTTTTGGCTGA
- a CDS encoding ABC transporter substrate-binding protein, translating into MSHPSPKSPALPRTLLSLLLCGAALGGAASAMGAPVKVGLALDISGPFAALGAEARDGFALGIKQLGGKLGGQDVEFVQADMAGSPDQAKQLVDRMIQRDKIDIFSGPIGSNVALAVGPTLFNAKVPYLSANAGPSQFAGAQCNAYFFGTAYQNDQFHEAAGKFAQDRGFKKTVLIAPNYPAGKDALGGFKRQFKGQVADELYTKLGQIDYAAELAQLRAAKPDSIYFFLPGAMGINFIKQFVGAGLSKDITLVTSGFSADEDVIGAVGEPMLGLFNTSHWAHDLDNAANKAFVAAFRKEYNGRYPSVYAAQAYDAILAMDAAVKQSGGNAQNREAVVAALKKANYASTRGSFKYANNHYPVENFYLRVIGKDAQGKVTNKLINTVLTNYGDSYADKCSLK; encoded by the coding sequence ATGAGCCACCCGTCCCCGAAGTCGCCCGCGCTGCCGCGCACCCTGCTTTCGCTGCTGCTCTGTGGCGCGGCCCTTGGCGGGGCGGCATCCGCCATGGGCGCGCCCGTGAAGGTGGGCCTGGCGCTCGACATCTCGGGCCCCTTCGCGGCCTTGGGCGCCGAGGCGCGCGACGGCTTTGCGCTCGGCATCAAGCAGCTGGGCGGCAAGCTCGGCGGGCAGGACGTGGAGTTCGTGCAGGCCGACATGGCCGGCAGCCCCGACCAGGCCAAGCAGCTGGTCGACCGCATGATCCAGCGCGACAAGATCGACATCTTCAGCGGCCCCATCGGCTCCAACGTGGCGCTGGCCGTAGGCCCGACGCTGTTCAACGCCAAGGTGCCTTACCTCTCGGCCAATGCCGGCCCGAGCCAGTTCGCGGGCGCCCAGTGCAATGCGTACTTCTTCGGCACCGCCTACCAGAACGACCAGTTCCATGAAGCCGCCGGCAAGTTCGCACAAGACCGCGGCTTCAAGAAGACGGTGCTGATCGCCCCCAACTATCCCGCCGGCAAAGATGCGCTGGGCGGCTTCAAGCGCCAGTTCAAGGGCCAGGTGGCCGACGAGCTCTACACCAAGCTCGGCCAGATCGACTACGCCGCCGAACTCGCGCAGCTGCGCGCGGCCAAGCCCGACTCGATCTACTTCTTCCTGCCCGGCGCGATGGGCATCAACTTCATCAAGCAGTTCGTGGGCGCGGGCCTGTCGAAAGACATCACCCTGGTGACCAGCGGCTTCTCGGCCGACGAGGACGTGATCGGCGCCGTGGGCGAGCCGATGCTCGGCTTGTTCAACACCTCGCACTGGGCGCACGACCTGGACAACGCCGCCAACAAGGCCTTCGTGGCCGCGTTCCGCAAGGAATACAACGGCCGCTATCCGTCGGTGTATGCGGCGCAGGCGTACGACGCAATCCTCGCGATGGACGCCGCGGTGAAGCAATCGGGCGGCAACGCGCAGAACCGCGAAGCCGTGGTCGCCGCGCTGAAGAAGGCCAACTATGCCTCGACGCGCGGCAGCTTCAAGTACGCGAACAACCATTACCCGGTCGAGAACTTCTACCTGCGCGTGATCGGCAAGGATGCACAGGGCAAGGTCACGAACAAGCTGATCAACACGGTTCTCACGAACTACGGCGACTCGTACGCCGACAAGTGCTCATTGAAATAG
- a CDS encoding branched-chain amino acid ABC transporter permease, with product MSGILVLEQLLNGLGYGLMLFLLAAGLTLVFGIMDVLNLAHGSLFMSGAYVAAEAHTRTGSFTAAIVIAVVVTVVVALLLEVLLMRRLYTRDHLAQVLATLGVILVADDIVTMAWGPSPVMAPTPAALSGPVNLIDGLPYPAYRLVILVGGLLVALALYLLVNHTRIGMRVRAGASDRPMAELMGVRVGRIFNGVFLLGAALAALAGALMGPIVAVQVGMGEAILIPALVVLVIGGIGSVRGAFVAALLVGVVDTIGRAFVPMLLRATLPPATAADLGPLFAEVAMYALMVAVLIFRPSGLFSARA from the coding sequence ATGAGTGGAATTCTTGTTCTAGAGCAGCTGCTCAATGGCCTCGGCTACGGGCTGATGCTGTTCCTGCTGGCGGCCGGGCTCACGCTGGTGTTCGGCATCATGGACGTGCTGAACCTCGCGCATGGCTCGCTGTTCATGTCGGGCGCCTACGTGGCGGCCGAGGCGCACACGCGCACAGGCTCGTTCACGGCGGCCATCGTCATTGCGGTGGTGGTCACCGTCGTGGTGGCGCTGCTGCTCGAAGTGCTGCTGATGCGCCGCCTCTACACACGCGATCACCTCGCGCAGGTGCTCGCCACCTTGGGCGTGATCCTGGTGGCCGACGACATCGTGACGATGGCCTGGGGACCCTCGCCCGTGATGGCGCCGACACCCGCAGCGCTTTCGGGGCCGGTGAACCTGATCGACGGCTTGCCGTACCCGGCGTACCGGCTGGTCATCCTGGTCGGCGGGCTGCTGGTGGCGCTCGCGCTCTACCTGCTGGTCAATCACACGCGCATCGGCATGCGGGTGCGGGCGGGCGCTTCGGACCGGCCGATGGCCGAATTGATGGGCGTGCGTGTGGGCCGAATCTTCAACGGCGTGTTCCTGCTCGGCGCCGCGCTGGCCGCGTTGGCGGGCGCGCTGATGGGGCCGATCGTCGCGGTGCAGGTCGGCATGGGCGAGGCCATCCTGATCCCCGCGCTGGTGGTGCTGGTGATAGGCGGCATCGGTTCGGTGCGCGGCGCCTTCGTGGCCGCACTGCTGGTGGGCGTGGTCGACACCATCGGCCGCGCCTTCGTGCCGATGCTGCTGCGCGCCACGCTGCCGCCCGCCACGGCCGCCGACCTGGGGCCGCTGTTCGCCGAAGTCGCGATGTACGCGCTGATGGTGGCCGTCTTGATCTTCCGGCCTTCGGGCCTGTTCTCGGCACGCGCATGA
- a CDS encoding RICIN domain-containing protein: MKIRYFLMAFLAPLVTLLTHAAITGVSPMTTLGNMATAVSEAVADPLPLQGPGLGNLTYTSAELFKPVSMITSAAHPLDPAHSSAYESREVPATYPGRKDYGMNAGIMINGYFLTSFAPDSGLGPGGFLLYDVSNPRQIQLVKKIYEPEGRTREFRETHSFGTAKIGGKTYVVLPSINGVEFWDFTDVNDIRQVKKLALPGVNGGDYEDVAWQLWWQAPYLYVASAGRGIFIVDARDPANAVVANRGTGKPNPVPTGELGNFRVGPIFTMGNHMVLTAMESNGGFASLDISDPLNPKVLDSIVGTTPFYYATCFDGRNLHASARNGGAKMYSYDLSDRSRFVAEDNRLVIDEQLYCATQDNYVIQGAQTRIHKVDVSNPLNHVEVGRGSILREDDPNFSHSDNGQVAMFGNLVFVGNDHGSGSGFIVHSVDPDTTKPEVKQVSPANGAKQQALTSRIGLGMTDSIRPESVNSNTFIVRPVGGNTLAGTYSVQLGIINFHPEQPLQPGTSYEVFLPANGVKDYAGNAIGADYKSTFNTGNATDINLMHYWTLAGNLSDQIGNNNGTPASGDAFESIGMNFANRTAGVPLKNDSVATVLGGTASMSFYMKTTQAGGANSWTAPGIFGRDQSGGADDVFWGWLDNGGRIKLSVGNDAGTASTAAVNDGNWHHVVLTRDAASGAQAVYVDGVKTTSAGLTGNKGLSNKFSLLGQIQGNAALFKGTLAEVRVYGRVLSDTEVGTLRAQTIIGDPGIGGGPKIVNGQLVFNPATLSSSGAQFRWNFGDGTQTAYSSQPNYTYTYTRPGHFTVTLTVKDANGRETFYTYNLTVIIPVTARAPTHTTNIAGDANSVYSVNPDSGTVAAIDAQTLAKRWEVRVGDEPKTLAVGPDGRIWVTVQGEDKLVALSAADGSVSATVPLAYGSGPYGVAFTPDGAKGLLTLESKAVLMSFDPSNGATTGAVALEGNLRGIAVNSDSQVAYVTRFKSKMTGGQLHKVNLQGMSAMTTIALPVDTTTVDTESRARGVANYLSQVVISPDGRRAVLPSKKDNIVRGRFRDGADLAHDQTVRSILSQVDLQAAAEVFGEQIDFDDRAPARAALFSPSGDYLFVAQMEGNRVAIVDPYSRAVRGEINASSAPHGLYLDAARKRLFVNNFLARSVSVHDVASVLSSETAAPTFLQNVSTVAQEPMAAAALRGKQVFYNASDRRMSKDNYLSCASCHADGGDDGMVWDFTQRGEGLRRTISLMGRRGLGHGKLHWTANFDEVQDFENDIRNEFGGTGFLTNADFAATSDPLGAPKAGKSAQLDDLAAYLSSLSKYMRSPARNADGSLSVDAARGQALFASAQCVTCHSGGTFRDGLRHDVGTIQASSGKGINQPLAGVGFDTPTLSGTWNTTAFFHNGQAATLQDVLNSGHGNANSLPAADAVAIREYVRSLDTAPAVVTRIRSDHSNLCVNIKGAATTSGTPAVQWPCGTAGNEKFTVISITGGYVQLVAEHSGLCLAQNGTAATNAPVVQLACSAGTTTQWSLVGGTIRNRASNSCLDVPNNSTTQDTALITWTCNGGNNQNWTQLP, from the coding sequence ATGAAGATCCGGTATTTCCTGATGGCGTTCCTGGCCCCGCTCGTCACATTGCTGACGCATGCGGCAATCACCGGGGTCAGTCCGATGACGACCCTCGGCAACATGGCGACAGCGGTTTCCGAAGCCGTCGCCGACCCGCTCCCGCTGCAGGGGCCGGGCCTTGGCAACCTCACCTACACATCGGCGGAACTGTTCAAGCCGGTGTCGATGATCACGAGCGCCGCGCACCCGCTCGATCCGGCGCACAGCAGCGCCTACGAGTCGCGCGAGGTGCCTGCCACGTACCCGGGCCGCAAGGACTACGGCATGAACGCGGGCATCATGATCAACGGCTACTTCCTCACCTCCTTCGCGCCGGACAGCGGCCTCGGCCCGGGCGGCTTCCTGCTGTATGACGTGTCGAACCCGCGCCAGATCCAGCTCGTCAAGAAGATCTACGAGCCTGAGGGCCGCACCAGGGAGTTCCGCGAAACGCACTCCTTCGGCACAGCGAAGATCGGCGGTAAGACATACGTGGTGCTGCCAAGCATCAACGGCGTCGAGTTCTGGGACTTCACCGACGTCAACGACATCAGGCAGGTGAAAAAGCTGGCGCTGCCCGGCGTCAACGGCGGCGACTACGAGGACGTGGCCTGGCAGCTCTGGTGGCAGGCGCCCTACCTGTACGTGGCCTCGGCGGGCCGGGGCATCTTCATCGTCGATGCGAGGGACCCTGCGAACGCCGTGGTCGCGAATCGCGGCACCGGCAAGCCCAACCCGGTGCCCACGGGCGAACTCGGCAACTTCCGGGTCGGTCCGATCTTTACCATGGGCAACCACATGGTGCTGACCGCGATGGAAAGCAACGGCGGGTTCGCGAGCCTGGATATCTCCGACCCGCTCAACCCCAAGGTGCTCGATTCCATCGTGGGCACCACGCCGTTCTACTACGCGACCTGCTTCGACGGCCGGAACCTGCACGCCTCCGCGCGCAACGGCGGCGCCAAGATGTACAGCTACGACCTGAGCGACCGCTCGCGCTTCGTGGCCGAGGACAACCGGCTGGTCATCGACGAACAGCTGTACTGCGCCACGCAGGACAACTATGTGATCCAGGGTGCGCAAACGCGCATCCACAAGGTCGACGTGAGCAACCCGCTCAATCACGTGGAGGTGGGCCGCGGCAGCATCCTGCGCGAGGACGACCCGAACTTCTCGCATTCGGACAACGGCCAGGTCGCGATGTTCGGCAACCTCGTCTTCGTGGGCAACGACCACGGCTCGGGCAGCGGCTTCATCGTGCACTCGGTGGACCCCGACACCACCAAGCCCGAAGTGAAACAGGTCTCGCCGGCCAACGGCGCCAAGCAGCAGGCCCTGACCTCGCGCATCGGCCTGGGCATGACGGACAGCATCCGGCCCGAGAGCGTGAATTCCAACACCTTCATCGTGCGCCCGGTGGGCGGCAACACGCTGGCGGGCACCTACAGCGTGCAGCTGGGCATCATCAACTTCCATCCCGAGCAGCCGCTGCAACCGGGCACCAGCTATGAAGTCTTCCTGCCCGCCAACGGGGTGAAGGACTATGCGGGCAACGCCATCGGCGCGGACTACAAGTCGACCTTCAACACCGGCAACGCGACCGACATCAACCTGATGCACTACTGGACGCTGGCGGGCAACCTCTCCGACCAGATCGGCAACAACAACGGCACGCCGGCGTCGGGCGACGCGTTCGAGAGCATCGGCATGAACTTCGCGAACCGCACCGCCGGCGTGCCGCTGAAGAACGATTCGGTGGCCACCGTGCTCGGCGGCACCGCATCGATGAGCTTCTACATGAAGACCACGCAGGCGGGCGGCGCGAACTCGTGGACCGCGCCCGGCATCTTCGGACGCGACCAGTCGGGCGGCGCGGACGACGTGTTCTGGGGCTGGCTGGACAACGGCGGGCGCATCAAGCTGTCGGTGGGCAACGACGCCGGCACCGCCTCCACGGCGGCGGTGAACGACGGCAACTGGCACCACGTGGTGTTGACGCGCGACGCCGCCTCCGGCGCGCAAGCGGTGTATGTCGACGGCGTGAAGACCACCTCCGCCGGCCTCACGGGCAACAAGGGGCTGTCCAACAAGTTCAGCCTGCTGGGCCAGATCCAGGGCAACGCGGCGCTCTTCAAGGGCACGCTGGCGGAGGTGCGCGTCTACGGCCGCGTGCTCTCCGACACCGAGGTGGGCACGCTGCGCGCACAGACCATCATCGGCGACCCGGGCATCGGCGGCGGTCCGAAGATCGTCAACGGCCAGCTGGTGTTCAACCCGGCCACGCTGAGCAGCAGCGGCGCGCAGTTCCGATGGAACTTCGGCGACGGCACGCAGACCGCCTATTCGAGCCAGCCGAACTACACCTACACCTACACCCGGCCCGGCCACTTCACGGTGACCCTGACGGTGAAGGATGCAAACGGCCGCGAGACCTTCTACACCTACAACCTCACGGTGATCATCCCGGTCACGGCGCGGGCACCCACGCACACCACCAACATCGCGGGCGATGCGAACTCGGTGTACTCGGTCAACCCCGACAGCGGCACGGTCGCCGCCATCGACGCGCAGACCCTGGCCAAGCGCTGGGAAGTGCGCGTGGGCGACGAGCCGAAGACGCTGGCCGTGGGCCCCGACGGCCGCATCTGGGTCACGGTGCAGGGCGAGGACAAGCTGGTGGCGCTCAGCGCGGCCGACGGCAGCGTCTCGGCCACGGTGCCGCTGGCCTACGGCAGCGGCCCCTACGGCGTGGCCTTCACGCCCGACGGCGCCAAAGGCCTGCTGACGCTGGAGAGCAAGGCGGTGCTGATGAGCTTCGACCCGAGCAACGGTGCCACCACCGGCGCGGTCGCGCTCGAAGGCAACCTGCGCGGCATTGCGGTGAACTCCGATTCGCAGGTGGCCTACGTCACGCGCTTCAAGTCGAAGATGACCGGCGGCCAGCTGCACAAGGTGAACCTGCAGGGCATGAGCGCCATGACCACCATCGCGCTGCCGGTGGACACCACCACGGTGGACACCGAGAGCCGCGCGCGCGGCGTGGCCAACTACCTGAGCCAGGTGGTGATCTCGCCGGACGGCAGGCGCGCGGTGTTGCCTTCGAAGAAGGACAACATCGTGCGCGGCCGCTTCCGCGACGGCGCCGACCTGGCGCACGACCAGACCGTGCGCTCCATCCTCTCGCAGGTCGACCTGCAGGCGGCGGCCGAGGTGTTCGGCGAGCAGATCGACTTCGACGACCGCGCACCCGCGCGCGCTGCGCTCTTCTCTCCATCGGGCGACTACCTGTTCGTGGCGCAGATGGAAGGCAACCGCGTGGCCATCGTCGATCCGTACAGCCGCGCGGTGCGCGGCGAGATCAACGCCAGCAGCGCGCCGCACGGCCTCTACCTGGACGCGGCGCGCAAGCGGCTGTTCGTCAACAACTTCCTGGCGCGCTCGGTGTCGGTGCACGACGTGGCCTCGGTGCTGTCGTCGGAGACGGCGGCGCCGACCTTCCTGCAGAACGTCTCGACGGTAGCGCAGGAGCCCATGGCGGCCGCGGCGTTGCGCGGCAAGCAGGTGTTCTACAACGCATCGGACCGTCGCATGAGCAAGGACAACTACCTCTCCTGCGCGAGCTGCCACGCCGACGGCGGCGACGACGGGATGGTGTGGGACTTCACCCAGCGCGGCGAAGGCCTGCGCCGCACCATCAGCCTCATGGGCCGGCGCGGACTGGGCCACGGCAAGCTGCACTGGACCGCCAACTTCGACGAGGTGCAGGACTTCGAGAACGACATCCGCAACGAGTTCGGCGGCACCGGCTTTCTCACGAATGCCGACTTCGCGGCCACGTCCGACCCGCTGGGTGCGCCCAAGGCCGGCAAGAGCGCGCAGCTCGACGATCTCGCGGCCTACCTGAGCTCGCTCAGCAAGTACATGCGCAGCCCGGCACGCAATGCGGACGGCAGCCTGAGCGTCGATGCGGCACGGGGCCAGGCGCTGTTCGCCTCGGCGCAGTGCGTGACCTGCCACTCGGGCGGCACCTTCCGCGACGGCCTCCGGCACGACGTGGGCACGATCCAGGCCTCGTCGGGCAAGGGCATCAACCAGCCACTGGCGGGCGTGGGCTTCGACACGCCGACGCTGTCGGGTACGTGGAACACGACGGCCTTCTTCCACAACGGACAGGCGGCGACGCTGCAGGACGTGCTCAACAGCGGCCACGGCAATGCCAACAGCCTGCCTGCCGCCGACGCGGTGGCGATCCGCGAGTACGTCCGCTCGCTGGACACGGCCCCGGCCGTGGTCACGCGGATCCGCTCGGACCACAGCAACCTGTGCGTCAACATCAAGGGCGCGGCGACCACCAGCGGCACCCCCGCGGTGCAATGGCCCTGCGGCACCGCCGGCAACGAGAAGTTCACGGTGATTTCCATCACCGGCGGCTACGTGCAGTTGGTGGCCGAGCACAGCGGCCTGTGCCTGGCGCAGAACGGCACGGCGGCAACCAATGCGCCGGTGGTGCAGCTGGCCTGCTCGGCGGGCACCACGACCCAGTGGAGCCTGGTGGGCGGGACGATCCGCAACCGGGCCTCCAACTCGTGCCTCGACGTGCCGAACAACTCGACGACGCAGGACACCGCATTGATCACCTGGACCTGCAACGGCGGCAACAACCAGAACTGGACCCAGCTTCCGTAG